Within the Musa acuminata AAA Group cultivar baxijiao chromosome BXJ2-9, Cavendish_Baxijiao_AAA, whole genome shotgun sequence genome, the region ATCGGTGCGGCCGAAAGCACCACGCTTTCCGTCAGATGACCCAAGCTGGGGCCCGCGGCGTTGACTATTGACGACCGTTACGTGGCGGGAAGACTTCCTAGCTTTTTCCCGCCACGTCATCCGGCGACTCACTTTACTGCTGGCGTTACACGTCGAGGGCGGCTGCTGTGACTTATTCACGCTATATTGCTCTGTAACGGGCTGTTATGTCCCCTTATATTTGTAATTATTAGGCTGTAGACTACTGGTTTAACTTAAGGATTCTCTAATCCTCTTTGTTTCCTTCACTTTGGACATGTCTCGGCTAATCATTAGCTGCTGCTGGAGGAAGCGGTCATTGCTTGCGTCAGATACGTCCACATGCATTGCATCTACCACTTGATTTATAAGCTCAGCATCGGATTAGAATAATTATCTTAATAAGGTTGATAATAATGTCACATATGTGTATAACTTGATAATATAATGATCATGGAGAGTAAATATCTCTGCAAGTGGCAAGGAAGATAAAACATCTGGGGAGCCGCTGCTTACAAGTGGCCAACCATGATGATAGGAGTGAATTGGATGGAGACTTGCACCAAGTAGAATGTGTATTATCCCCCTATTGTTTTGTGTCCAAACCAATGGATGTTTCAGACAAAACCGGCAGTAAATTTTGCTTATGGACAAGCACTGATCATAAGTTCCACTATAACGCCAAACATCTTTATGACATTATGGAGAAGATGTACATGAACGGTTTGCATAGCTCAAATTAATCGTTCTCAATGAGGTCAATTAGAACATACACATACCAAAGAATGAGATTAAAACCATATGTCCAGTGTTGAGGAAGGACAGAGATAGCAGAGGAGGAATGATTGGAGGAGTGCTTGAGGATGTTTTCCCTCTCTTGTTTTTATTTTGCTTCGATCATCTTTGCCTCCTTTTGGCCCCCAAACTTCCCATTTCAAAGCTGCTGTTGCAACCAGATGTCGTCCACGCTCCACAAGCTCTCCCCCCATCCGCCGTGGTCGAAGTCCGGCAGGTCCGGGCATGCGTACCCGCCGGGGCTCGGTAGCCGAGCTTCCTGAATCCAGTCGACGACGGTGTCGTCGCCGGCCTGAGTCTCGCGGCTCCCCGTGAAGCTCTCGGAGACGAGAGGCGATGAGAACAAAGAGTCGGTCGTGTTTGCTGGTGCAGGCTGGGCGATTGGGTGGACGGGCTGCATGGGAGCCAGTGGAGCTGCAGCATTCTGATGCATGGCGGCGAAGGAGCTGATGGAGGCCTCGCGGATCCTCTCGACGAGGCGAGGCATCCATACGTACCGCATGATGTCCTTGAACTGCTTGCTGTTCACGTCGCACCGCAGCTGCTTCGCGTGCTTCTGCACCCTGgtcctccagtagttcttgatctcgttgtcggtcctCCCCGGCAAGTGCTGCGCTATCTTCGACCACCTGCGTCACACAGTTGATGGTGATGGATCCCTCCTCCCCCCCGAAGGACTGGATTAATCAAAGGAGTAAAGCTCACCGGTTTCCCAGACGAGAGTGGAGCTCGAGGATGAGAAGTTGCTCCTCGGGGGTGATGTTGCCACGCCGGACATCAGGGCGGAGATAGTTGAGCCATCGAAGCCGGCAACTCTTGCCTGTTCTTCTCAGACCTGTTTACGGAAATCAAACAAAAGGTCGAGGGGATGAACCGAACTGCATACTTCTTTCGACCAAAGCCATGCACATG harbors:
- the LOC135621978 gene encoding transcription factor MYB2-like yields the protein MELHGRPCNSATRQSEEGMDLRRGPWTVDEDLILMNYVTTHGEGRWNSLARCAGLRRTGKSCRLRWLNYLRPDVRRGNITPEEQLLILELHSRLGNRWSKIAQHLPGRTDNEIKNYWRTRVQKHAKQLRCDVNSKQFKDIMRYVWMPRLVERIREASISSFAAMHQNAAAPLAPMQPVHPIAQPAPANTTDSLFSSPLVSESFTGSRETQAGDDTVVDWIQEARLPSPGGYACPDLPDFDHGGWGESLWSVDDIWLQQQL